From Alkalicoccobacillus plakortidis:
CCACCCCGTGTTCGTTACCTTGGTATAACAAACAATGAGGAGTGTTATTCATGAATAAATCAAATTCACATATGAAAAAGGCAGCTGTAGCGATTCCACTTTCTGTTTCTCTCGTAATGGCTCCTACGATTTCAGCTTTTGCTCATGACCATGCAAGTTCGGAAAGTAATCCTAAGATGGAAACGATGGCAAGTGTATCAACACCTGCATCAGATCTCAGAGCCACATTAGATCAATACTTATCGGAGCATGCTTTTCTAGCAGCGTTTACGATGCAAAAAGGGATTGACGGTGCTGAAGATTTTGAGGCATCGGCTGAAGCACTTAATGGAAACACAGAAGATTTAACTGCAGCGATTGCGTCAGTTTATGGCGATGAAGCAGGAGAAGCGTTTGATAAGATGTGGAATGACCACATTGGTTATTTCGTTGATTATGTAAATGCAACGGCTGAAGGCGATGAAGCCGGTAAAGAGGAAGCTATAAGTCAATTAGATAATTATCGCGCTGACTTTTCTGAATTTCTTGAAGGGGCAACGGATGGCCGTCTTGATGCTAATGAACTCGCTGAAGGTCTTCAAGAACACGTTCACCAATTAATCTGGGCTTTTGACAGCTATGTAGATGAAGATTATGATGCGGCATATGACAACCTACGTGAAGCAACACACCATATGTACGGAGTAGGTAAAGGTCTTTCTGGAGCAATCACAGATCAGTTCCCTGAGGACTTTGATGAAACTACACCGGATACTCCTGCAGCAGATCTTCGTGCTGATTTAAACCACTTGTTCTCTGAACACGCAGGTCTAGCGGCATTTGTTATGCAAAAAGGAATTGATGGTGCTGATGACTTTGATCAAGCAGCAGCAGCGCTAGATGAGAATACAAATGAATTATCAGCAGCAATCGCTTCTGTTTATGGCGATGAAGCTGGGGACGCATTTAAAGATATGTGGAATGACCACATTGGCTACTTTGTTGATTATGTAACAGCCACTGCTGAAGAAGATGAAGCAGGACGTGAAGAAGCAATTGCCAACCTAGATAACTATCGTGCTGATTTTTCTCAGTTCTTAGATGATGCAACAGATGGTCGTCTAGATGCTACTGAACTTGCTGACGGACTTCAAATGCACGTTAATCAGTTAGTAGAAGCATTTGATAGTTATAATGCTGGTGAATTTGAAACAGCATACGACCAGCTTCGTGAAGCATATGGTCATATGTTCGGTGTAGGTGAAGGAGTTTCTGGAGCAGTTGTTGACCAATTCCCAGAGAACTTTGAAGCAATGCCTTCAGATATGCCGAAAACTGGTTTTGGTGGATCTGAAAATCCTGGATTCTCTATTCAAATGTTCAGCTTATTAGCAGCATTCCTACTTGCAGGATCTGGACTATATGTTCTACGCCGCAAGCAGAACGCATAATTACCTTTTTATGAACCAATGAGGTTTCAATATCTCATTGGTTTTTTCTATGTTTATTGGATTCTATAATAGGTAATGACTAGTACTATCTTGCATAGAGGAGTGAACTGTCTATCATGTCGAGTCAAAAAGATATTCAAAGCAAGCAGGAACAAATGAAGCAAAAACCTGCCGAAACGCAATCTGTTCAACCTGGTATAGAAAGTGAGATGACTCCTGAACCCTTATATGACGATCCAACTTACACAGGAAGTGCAAAGCTTAAAGGAAAAACCGCTTTGATTACGGGTGGAGATAGTGGAATTGGACGGGCTGTTGCCATTCTATTTGCTAAAGAAGGTGCAAATGTAAGTATTGTTTATTTAAATGAACATGAGGATGCTGAAAAAACAAAGCAACTTGTTGAAGCAAAAGGTGTCTCTTGTATGCTTCTGAGTGGTGATGTTGGCGATGAAACGTTTTGCCAAGACGCAGTACAAAAAACCGTCAAAGCTTATGGGACGTTGGATATTCTAGTGAATAATGCAGCCGAGCAACATTACCAAGAAAAAATTGAAGATATCTCCTCTTCCCAGCTCCACCGAACCTTTCAAACGAATATCTACTCTTATTTTTATTTTATTCAGGCTGCGATGCCCCATCTTAAACAAGGCAGTTCCATTATTAATTCTGCATCTATTGTTGCGTACAAAGGGAATCCAGTATTAATGGATTATGCGGCAACAAAAGGTGCGATTGTTGCTCTAACGAGATCACTTGCTACAAACCTTGTTGAAAAAGGCATTCGTGTAAATGGTGTTGCTCCTGGTCCAATCTGGACTCCACTTATTCCCGCGTCATTCCCTGCTGCAGACGTCGCTCAATTCGGAGATCAATCTCCGATGAAACGAGCAGGACAGCCTGCAGAGCTTGCTCCGGCTTATGTCTATCTAGCTTCTGATGACTCTTCCTATGTCTCAGGTCAAATGATGCATGTTAATGGTGGAAGTGTTGTAAACGGATAACTTTATTAGAAAGTACCGATCGTACTCTTATGTGATTGGTACTTTTTTTTTGCATTCATCAATTTCCGATAAAACAAAAAGGAACCACAGTGCACTCCTACGAGCTACTGTGGTTCCTTTATATGTTACTTTACTTAATCTTGATCTTCAGCTTGATCCGTTCCTTCTTCTTGTGAGTCAAAGAACCTGAATAAATCTCCGTATATAATACGATCTGAGTGTTCAAGATCATTTATGCCTTTTTCAACATGAGGTTCGCACACTTCTTCTTCAATTTCTTCGCCCTCTTTGTCATAGCACGTATTGTTTGTATAAACGATATCGTCAGTTATTACACTACCGTTTCGTAGCACGGCCATTGAATCATTTTCTGGTGAAAATAAATCTGTTCCAAAATGGATATCGTTACGTGTACTATGACCCAACAAATGCATTAATGTTGGTTTAACATCAATCTGTCCTCCAACTGTACTAATGGTTTCACTCTTATCATGCCCAGGAATGTGAACAATCATTGGTACACGTTGCAGCTGAACCGTATCAAAAGGTGTAATTTCATCTTTATCAAGATACTGGCTCATCGCTTTATTATGGTTCTCAGAAATCCCATAGTGATCACCGTACAAGACAAAGATCGTATCTTCATACATACCTGATTCCTTCATCTCTTCAAAGAATCGCTCTACCGCATGATCCATATACCGAACTGTAGGGAAGAATCGATTTAGGGTTCCACTATTTGAATCGTACTCGTCAATCATTTTATCTTCTTCGCCTAGTTCAAAAGGAAAATGGTTCGTTAACGTAATGAATTTTGTATAGAAAGGCTCAGGCTGCGACTGTAATAAGTCAATCGACTGCTCAAAGAAATCAACATCCTTTAGCCCCCAACCAACAGAATTTTCTTCATTCACATCATAACTACCTACATCAAAAAATTGATCATAGCCAAGTGATTGGTACATGATATCACGATTCCAAAAACTCTTATTGTTAGCGTGCATGACTGAGGTATACATTCCCTCATTACTCAAAAACTCAGGCAGTGCATTGTATTCATTTCCACCATGCGTAAAGAAGACTGAACCACTATCACGACCAAACATCGAGTTATCAACAATAAACTCTGAATCTGATGTTTTTCCTTGTGCTGTTTGATGATAGAAGTTTTCAAAATAATAACTATCCTCAATTAACTCGTTAAGAAACGGTGTGACCTCTTCACCATTAACTGTATTGTTGATGACAAATGATTGGATAGATTCAAGTGAAATCATTACAACATTTTTATCTTCAGCAATACCAAATAGTTCCGGATCCGGTTCCTTGTGATTAGCTTGTGCGTAATTCTTAACTTCTACGATATCAGAGCTATCAGCAAATACGCGTTGCGCACGAGATT
This genomic window contains:
- a CDS encoding copper amine oxidase, whose protein sequence is MNKSNSHMKKAAVAIPLSVSLVMAPTISAFAHDHASSESNPKMETMASVSTPASDLRATLDQYLSEHAFLAAFTMQKGIDGAEDFEASAEALNGNTEDLTAAIASVYGDEAGEAFDKMWNDHIGYFVDYVNATAEGDEAGKEEAISQLDNYRADFSEFLEGATDGRLDANELAEGLQEHVHQLIWAFDSYVDEDYDAAYDNLREATHHMYGVGKGLSGAITDQFPEDFDETTPDTPAADLRADLNHLFSEHAGLAAFVMQKGIDGADDFDQAAAALDENTNELSAAIASVYGDEAGDAFKDMWNDHIGYFVDYVTATAEEDEAGREEAIANLDNYRADFSQFLDDATDGRLDATELADGLQMHVNQLVEAFDSYNAGEFETAYDQLREAYGHMFGVGEGVSGAVVDQFPENFEAMPSDMPKTGFGGSENPGFSIQMFSLLAAFLLAGSGLYVLRRKQNA
- a CDS encoding LTA synthase family protein — its product is MEKIKSAISRLKLYWLAVLLLTIKSYILYKVGFNISSDNMLQEFLLIINPLSSAVLFFAIALMFKHRLRNIMIVAFSFIATLVLYFNLLYYRFFTDFLTLPVLFQTSNLNDLGTSIVGLTHYADLLLFADILLLSVLIATKRVPAVNRLKREPVILMSLAVVLFLANLSIAQAERPQLLSRSFDRELLVKNIGLMNYHVYDGYIQSQSRAQRVFADSSDIVEVKNYAQANHKEPDPELFGIAEDKNVVMISLESIQSFVINNTVNGEEVTPFLNELIEDSYYFENFYHQTAQGKTSDSEFIVDNSMFGRDSGSVFFTHGGNEYNALPEFLSNEGMYTSVMHANNKSFWNRDIMYQSLGYDQFFDVGSYDVNEENSVGWGLKDVDFFEQSIDLLQSQPEPFYTKFITLTNHFPFELGEEDKMIDEYDSNSGTLNRFFPTVRYMDHAVERFFEEMKESGMYEDTIFVLYGDHYGISENHNKAMSQYLDKDEITPFDTVQLQRVPMIVHIPGHDKSETISTVGGQIDVKPTLMHLLGHSTRNDIHFGTDLFSPENDSMAVLRNGSVITDDIVYTNNTCYDKEGEEIEEEVCEPHVEKGINDLEHSDRIIYGDLFRFFDSQEEGTDQAEDQD
- a CDS encoding SDR family oxidoreductase, which translates into the protein MSSQKDIQSKQEQMKQKPAETQSVQPGIESEMTPEPLYDDPTYTGSAKLKGKTALITGGDSGIGRAVAILFAKEGANVSIVYLNEHEDAEKTKQLVEAKGVSCMLLSGDVGDETFCQDAVQKTVKAYGTLDILVNNAAEQHYQEKIEDISSSQLHRTFQTNIYSYFYFIQAAMPHLKQGSSIINSASIVAYKGNPVLMDYAATKGAIVALTRSLATNLVEKGIRVNGVAPGPIWTPLIPASFPAADVAQFGDQSPMKRAGQPAELAPAYVYLASDDSSYVSGQMMHVNGGSVVNG